The Mesorhizobium sp. NBSH29 genome has a segment encoding these proteins:
- a CDS encoding amino acid ABC transporter permease: MDTFLTILWTARYALLGGLAMTVFISALAVLAGSVIGVFVGLVLSYARGPLNWLVRMYVDFVRGTPVLVLILASFYILGSLGWKLDAFQAGILALAVFCSSHVGEIIRGALSAIPRGQTEAAKAVGLTFGQSFTYVLLPQAARIALPAWVNTAVEIVKASTLLSIIGVAELLLSTQEVIARSQMGLPFYFLAGFIYFLVNFAIERVGKLAEKRLAMGVR, encoded by the coding sequence ATGGATACTTTCCTCACCATCCTCTGGACCGCACGTTACGCCTTGCTCGGCGGCCTCGCTATGACCGTGTTTATTTCGGCGCTGGCAGTGCTAGCTGGATCGGTCATAGGAGTTTTTGTTGGGCTCGTGCTGAGTTATGCGCGCGGGCCGCTCAACTGGCTGGTTCGTATGTACGTAGACTTTGTCCGCGGCACGCCGGTGCTCGTCCTGATCCTAGCGAGTTTTTATATCCTGGGTTCGCTGGGCTGGAAGCTCGACGCTTTCCAGGCGGGCATACTCGCGCTTGCTGTGTTTTGCTCGAGCCATGTGGGAGAGATCATTCGCGGCGCGCTCTCGGCGATCCCGCGCGGCCAGACGGAAGCAGCCAAGGCTGTTGGTTTGACGTTCGGTCAGAGCTTTACTTATGTGCTCTTGCCGCAGGCCGCGCGTATAGCGCTCCCTGCGTGGGTTAACACTGCGGTCGAGATCGTCAAGGCCTCGACGTTGCTTTCCATCATCGGCGTCGCCGAATTGCTTCTGTCGACGCAGGAGGTCATAGCGCGCAGCCAGATGGGCCTGCCGTTCTATTTCCTTGCCGGCTTTATCTATTTCCTTGTCAATTTCGCTATCGAACGAGTTGGAAAACTCGCCGAGAAGCGCCTCGCCATGGGTGTGCGTTAA
- a CDS encoding amino acid ABC transporter ATP-binding protein, producing the protein MSLLSIAALHKSYGNTEVLKGVDVEMEQGDVVCIVGSSGSGKTTLLRCINMLEEFHSGTIELGGEFIGYNEVAGQRRRRSEREISRQRALTGMVFQQFNLFPHLTALDNVTLGLIKVKRLARADAVAIAEKWLDRVGMLDRKGHYPAQLSGGQQQRVAIARAIAMQPRLMLFDEVTSALDPELVNEVLQVIKDLANEGMTMLLVTHEMRFAYEVAGRVIFMNGGRIGEQGNPREMFNNPKTERLAEFLKSSTFR; encoded by the coding sequence ATGTCCTTGCTTTCGATTGCGGCCCTCCACAAAAGCTACGGCAATACCGAGGTACTAAAGGGTGTCGATGTTGAGATGGAGCAGGGCGACGTCGTTTGCATCGTCGGGTCGTCGGGGTCCGGCAAGACCACCTTGCTGCGGTGCATCAATATGTTGGAGGAGTTCCACTCTGGCACCATTGAACTCGGCGGAGAGTTCATCGGCTACAATGAAGTAGCTGGCCAACGGCGGAGGCGGTCAGAGCGGGAGATATCGCGGCAGCGCGCGCTCACCGGCATGGTGTTCCAGCAGTTCAACCTGTTCCCTCATTTGACCGCGCTTGACAACGTGACGCTGGGATTAATCAAGGTAAAAAGGCTTGCGCGCGCTGATGCGGTGGCGATCGCTGAGAAATGGCTCGATCGCGTCGGTATGCTCGACCGTAAGGGTCACTATCCGGCGCAGCTTTCGGGTGGCCAGCAGCAGCGCGTCGCCATCGCCCGCGCTATCGCCATGCAGCCGCGCTTGATGCTGTTCGACGAGGTGACATCGGCGCTCGATCCCGAACTGGTCAACGAGGTGCTCCAGGTCATCAAGGATTTGGCGAACGAAGGCATGACAATGCTGCTCGTCACGCACGAAATGCGCTTTGCATATGAGGTGGCAGGCCGGGTAATCTTTATGAATGGTGGACGGATCGGCGAACAGGGCAATCCCCGCGAAATGTTTAACAACCCGAAGACCGAGCGACTCGCCGAATTTTTGAAATCATCCACATTCCGCTAA
- a CDS encoding RidA family protein, translating into MSIIRYGTGGKGAGGQPLPFARAVAADGWLFVSGQVGMENGEVISGGLIPEIHKTIQNVIAILEEAGYGLEHVVRCGVWLDDPRDFWTFNKIYAEYFGAAPPARACVQSHMMIDCKVEIDCVAYKRAEG; encoded by the coding sequence ATGAGCATTATAAGATATGGCACTGGTGGCAAAGGCGCAGGCGGGCAACCGCTTCCCTTCGCACGCGCGGTTGCAGCTGACGGCTGGCTGTTCGTGTCCGGACAGGTGGGGATGGAGAACGGCGAGGTCATATCCGGCGGATTGATTCCCGAGATCCACAAGACCATCCAGAACGTGATCGCCATTCTTGAGGAAGCGGGCTACGGCCTCGAGCATGTCGTACGTTGCGGCGTCTGGCTCGACGACCCACGCGACTTCTGGACGTTTAACAAGATTTACGCTGAGTACTTCGGCGCCGCCCCCCCGGCCCGCGCGTGTGTCCAGTCGCATATGATGATCGACTGTAAAGTTGAGATCGATTGCGTGGCCTATAAGCGCGCCGAGGGATGA
- a CDS encoding IclR family transcriptional regulator — translation MLTKNTEKGSRARGLDRAVDILEFLRLSLRPANPNEIAVAIGAPRSTVYELVSILLENGLLERATAGEVYLGRRLYFLGNAYAEHFDIGSEAKKLLNALATETRETAQLCMLDGNKYTVAQMVEGARPFRISSNIRERLPIPWTASGRLLVEHMSNDEIIDFIPADDFIMPDGTLLDTTTFLNQVHASAKSGYFSQPSVTDTFTHCFAAPVRRPDGRCFATLCLVAPEGDGVKNHAAYVSALVSAAATLSRHADIL, via the coding sequence ATGCTCACTAAGAATACAGAAAAGGGAAGTCGCGCGCGTGGTCTTGATCGCGCTGTCGACATTCTTGAGTTCCTCAGGTTGTCGCTCCGACCGGCCAACCCCAACGAAATAGCCGTGGCGATCGGTGCTCCTCGTTCGACCGTTTATGAGTTGGTCAGCATACTGCTGGAAAACGGCTTGCTCGAACGGGCCACAGCAGGCGAGGTTTACCTTGGGCGCCGACTCTACTTTCTCGGCAACGCCTATGCCGAGCATTTCGACATCGGAAGCGAAGCTAAAAAGCTGCTCAACGCGCTGGCCACCGAAACGCGTGAGACTGCACAGCTGTGTATGCTCGATGGCAATAAATATACGGTTGCGCAAATGGTTGAAGGCGCGAGACCGTTTCGTATCTCCTCAAACATCAGGGAACGACTGCCAATTCCGTGGACCGCCTCTGGCCGCCTGCTTGTGGAGCACATGAGCAATGATGAAATCATCGACTTCATACCGGCCGATGACTTCATCATGCCCGACGGAACGCTTCTGGATACCACGACGTTTCTGAACCAGGTGCATGCAAGCGCGAAAAGTGGCTACTTTTCCCAGCCAAGCGTCACCGATACCTTCACCCATTGTTTCGCAGCGCCGGTGCGGCGACCCGATGGACGCTGCTTTGCGACGCTCTGCCTCGTTGCACCCGAAGGGGACGGGGTCAAAAACCACGCGGCCTACGTTTCTGCCTTGGTCAGCGCTGCAGCAACGCTTTCGCGGCATGCCGATATACTCTAG
- a CDS encoding ABC transporter transmembrane domain-containing protein produces the protein MADANRPDTGQRSLRPLQRLVPYVLRYKRMVAFAIFFLSLAAATTLTLPLAVRRMIDHGFSGSDSHFIAQYFAMLVVMAAVLAVASAGRYYFVITLGERVVADLRRDVFAHVTRLSPAFFDRSQSGEIVSRLTADATQIKSAVGATASVALRNIILGFGAVGMMVVTSPKLSGLVIAAIPVIILPLVAFGRSVRKRSRAAQDTLAQAAAYASEQIGSVRTLQAFTNEKMVTARFGAAVDDAFEAARQSVFARSFLTFFAIFTIFSSVVAVLWFGSRDVLAGTLSPGTLGQFLLYSVFAAGALGALSEVWGELSQAAGAAERLSELLQEEPAIAAPVHPVALPEPARGAVAFENVSFSYPVRPDRAAVEGLSFSVNPGETVAIVGPSGAGKSTIFSLLLRYYDPESGKVMLDGVDIRKADPEAVRGRIAIVPQDVTIFAATAAENIGFGRPGATQAEIETAARDALADEFILRLSDGYATQVGEKGVTLSGGQRQRVAIARAILRNAPLLLLDEATSALDAESETLVQKALERLMGARTTIVIAHRLATVLKADRILVLDDGRIVEEGTHASLVKKGGTYARLAKLQFHSGAEAFRGAAE, from the coding sequence ATGGCAGATGCCAACCGGCCGGACACTGGCCAGCGCTCGCTCCGACCGCTGCAACGGCTCGTGCCCTATGTGCTGCGCTACAAGCGCATGGTCGCCTTTGCAATCTTCTTTCTCAGCCTTGCGGCGGCCACGACGCTGACGCTGCCATTGGCCGTGCGGCGGATGATCGATCACGGCTTCAGTGGCTCGGACAGCCATTTCATAGCGCAATATTTTGCCATGCTCGTGGTGATGGCCGCAGTGTTGGCGGTCGCGTCTGCTGGTCGCTATTATTTTGTCATTACGCTGGGCGAACGCGTGGTGGCGGATCTGCGCCGCGATGTGTTTGCCCATGTGACCCGATTGTCGCCGGCCTTTTTTGACCGATCGCAGTCGGGCGAGATCGTGTCGCGACTGACTGCGGATGCGACGCAGATCAAGTCAGCCGTTGGCGCAACGGCCTCGGTGGCGCTGCGCAATATCATTCTGGGGTTTGGCGCCGTTGGCATGATGGTGGTGACCAGCCCTAAACTGTCAGGTCTGGTGATTGCTGCCATTCCGGTCATCATCCTGCCACTGGTGGCTTTCGGGCGCTCGGTGCGCAAGCGCTCGCGGGCCGCGCAGGATACTCTAGCGCAAGCAGCTGCCTATGCCAGCGAGCAGATCGGTTCGGTGCGCACGCTACAGGCCTTTACCAACGAAAAGATGGTGACTGCCCGCTTTGGCGCTGCTGTTGACGATGCCTTTGAGGCGGCGCGCCAGTCGGTTTTCGCTCGGTCCTTTCTTACTTTCTTTGCAATCTTCACCATTTTTTCCTCAGTCGTGGCGGTGCTCTGGTTCGGGTCGCGGGATGTGCTGGCTGGTACGCTGTCGCCGGGAACACTGGGCCAGTTCCTGCTCTATTCGGTGTTTGCGGCCGGGGCGCTCGGCGCGCTGTCCGAGGTTTGGGGTGAGCTTAGCCAGGCGGCGGGTGCCGCCGAGCGGCTGAGTGAATTGCTGCAGGAGGAACCGGCGATTGCCGCTCCGGTCCATCCCGTTGCGCTGCCCGAGCCCGCCCGCGGTGCGGTCGCGTTTGAAAACGTCTCATTCTCCTATCCAGTCAGGCCGGACCGGGCGGCGGTCGAGGGGCTGAGTTTTTCAGTCAATCCGGGCGAAACGGTTGCCATCGTCGGACCCTCGGGTGCCGGCAAGAGCACGATCTTCTCGCTTCTTCTGCGCTACTACGATCCAGAGTCGGGCAAGGTCATGCTCGATGGCGTGGATATTCGAAAAGCCGACCCGGAAGCGGTGCGCGGACGGATCGCGATCGTGCCGCAGGATGTCACCATCTTTGCCGCCACCGCTGCCGAAAATATCGGCTTCGGTCGTCCGGGCGCGACGCAGGCCGAGATCGAGACGGCGGCGAGGGACGCGCTCGCCGACGAGTTCATTCTGCGACTGAGCGACGGCTACGCCACTCAGGTCGGCGAGAAGGGGGTTACCCTCTCCGGCGGCCAGCGCCAGCGCGTTGCCATTGCGCGGGCTATCCTGCGCAATGCGCCACTGCTGCTTCTGGATGAGGCGACTTCCGCGCTCGACGCCGAAAGCGAGACACTGGTGCAAAAGGCGCTCGAACGGCTGATGGGCGCGCGCACTACCATCGTCATCGCCCACAGGCTTGCGACGGTGCTTAAGGCTGACCGGATACTGGTGCTGGACGATGGCCGCATTGTCGAGGAAGGCACGCATGCGAGCCTCGTCAAAAAGGGTGGCACCTACGCGCGCCTCGCCAAGCTGCAATTTCATTCCGGTGCTGAAGCGTTTCGCGGCGCAGCCGAGTAG
- the rpmE gene encoding 50S ribosomal protein L31, whose product MKTDIHPDYHTIKVVMTNGTEYETRSTWGKEGDTMNLDIDPSTHPAWTGGHQNLLDRGGRLSKFKKRYEGLTLG is encoded by the coding sequence ATGAAAACCGATATCCATCCAGATTACCATACCATCAAGGTCGTCATGACCAATGGTACCGAATATGAGACCCGCTCCACCTGGGGCAAAGAAGGCGACACGATGAACCTCGACATCGATCCTTCCACGCATCCAGCCTGGACCGGCGGTCATCAGAACCTGCTCGACCGTGGCGGCCGTCTCTCCAAGTTCAAGAAGCGCTACGAAGGCCTCACCCTCGGCTGA
- a CDS encoding SelT/SelW/SelH family protein, with translation MSAGSEGLPVIRITYCTKCMWLLRAGWMAQELLSTFGPELGAVTLIPDASGGLFSITCNDILIWDRKRDGGFPDAAQLKQLVRDVIAPARDLGHSDRKST, from the coding sequence ATGAGTGCGGGTTCGGAGGGCCTGCCGGTCATCCGGATCACCTACTGCACCAAATGCATGTGGCTTTTGCGCGCCGGCTGGATGGCGCAGGAGCTGCTTTCGACTTTTGGTCCCGAACTGGGCGCGGTGACGCTGATCCCCGATGCCTCGGGCGGGCTGTTTTCTATCACCTGCAACGACATTCTGATCTGGGACCGCAAGCGCGACGGCGGATTTCCAGATGCCGCGCAGCTCAAGCAGCTGGTGCGCGACGTGATTGCACCGGCGCGGGATCTGGGACACTCGGATCGCAAGTCGACATAA
- a CDS encoding YebC/PmpR family DNA-binding transcriptional regulator, giving the protein MAGHSQFKNIMHRKGRQDAVRSKMFSKLAREITVAAKSGAPDPGMNPRLRLAVQNAKAVSMPKDNIARAISKASMGDAENYEEVRYEGYGPGGVALIVEALTDNRNRSASNVRAAFTKAGGAMGETGSVSFMWDRVGEISYPASAGTADAVMEAAIEAGADDVQSDDEGHTIICSFEGLGDVSKALEAALGEALSVKIIWQPQNNIPVDEERAQSLMKLVATLEDDDDVQSVYANFEVDDETMAKLSAA; this is encoded by the coding sequence ATGGCCGGCCATTCACAATTCAAGAACATCATGCACCGCAAGGGACGGCAGGATGCCGTTCGCTCCAAGATGTTTTCCAAGCTTGCGCGCGAAATCACCGTTGCTGCCAAATCAGGAGCGCCTGACCCGGGTATGAACCCGCGTCTCAGGCTGGCTGTGCAGAACGCCAAGGCGGTCTCGATGCCGAAGGACAACATCGCGCGCGCGATCTCCAAGGCCTCGATGGGTGATGCCGAGAACTATGAGGAAGTGCGCTATGAGGGCTATGGCCCGGGCGGCGTCGCGCTCATCGTGGAAGCGCTCACCGACAACCGTAATCGCTCAGCCTCGAATGTTCGGGCGGCCTTTACCAAGGCTGGTGGCGCGATGGGTGAAACCGGATCGGTTTCGTTTATGTGGGATCGGGTGGGCGAAATTTCCTATCCAGCCAGCGCTGGCACCGCCGATGCCGTGATGGAAGCGGCGATTGAAGCTGGTGCCGACGATGTCCAGTCGGACGACGAAGGCCACACGATCATTTGTTCCTTCGAAGGACTTGGCGATGTTTCCAAGGCTCTGGAGGCAGCGCTTGGTGAAGCTTTGTCCGTCAAGATCATCTGGCAGCCGCAGAACAACATTCCAGTTGACGAGGAGCGCGCGCAATCGCTGATGAAGCTGGTCGCCACGCTTGAAGATGACGACGATGTGCAGAGCGTCTACGCCAATTTCGAGGTCGACGACGAGACCATGGCAAAGCTCAGCGCCGCATGA
- a CDS encoding TerC family protein, producing the protein MPIIEFFAPYFAFTSDPTAWVALLTLIALEVVLGIDNLIFISILTNKLPKEQQVPARRLGIGAALIMRLLLLATISIIVGLTAPVFTLFDHPFSWRDLILISGGLFLVWKATKEIHHTVDPDDHKDTMVGRTISMSLGAAIFQILLLDLVFSIDSIVTAVGMTDEIAIMYIAVIVAVSVMLLAATPLANFIERNPTIVMLALGFLLMIGMTLIAEGMGYHVPKGYIYAAMGFSALVEGLNMLARKRK; encoded by the coding sequence ATGCCGATCATCGAGTTTTTCGCGCCCTATTTCGCTTTTACCAGCGATCCCACCGCCTGGGTGGCGCTGTTGACGCTGATCGCGCTTGAAGTAGTCCTCGGTATCGACAATCTGATTTTCATCTCCATCCTCACCAACAAGTTGCCAAAAGAACAGCAGGTGCCCGCACGGCGGCTTGGCATCGGCGCGGCCTTAATCATGCGACTTCTTCTGCTGGCGACGATATCCATCATCGTCGGGCTCACCGCTCCGGTGTTCACGCTGTTTGATCACCCGTTCTCCTGGCGAGACCTGATCCTGATCTCGGGCGGACTGTTTCTGGTGTGGAAGGCGACCAAAGAAATCCACCACACGGTCGATCCCGACGATCACAAGGACACGATGGTCGGGCGCACGATTTCGATGTCTCTGGGAGCAGCGATCTTCCAGATCTTGTTACTTGATCTGGTGTTCTCGATCGATTCCATCGTCACGGCTGTCGGCATGACCGATGAAATCGCCATCATGTATATCGCGGTGATCGTTGCTGTCTCGGTGATGCTCCTGGCCGCCACGCCGCTCGCAAATTTCATCGAACGCAATCCCACCATCGTGATGCTGGCGCTTGGCTTCCTGTTGATGATCGGCATGACGCTGATTGCCGAAGGCATGGGCTACCATGTGCCCAAAGGCTATATTTATGCAGCCATGGGCTTCTCAGCGCTGGTCGAGGGGCTCAACATGCTGGCGCGCAAGCGCAAGTGA
- a CDS encoding TIGR00282 family metallophosphoesterase, giving the protein MRLLFLGDMVGRTGRTAVWERLPGLISDFKLDFVIVNGENAAGGFGITEDIFHDTIAAGADVVTTGNHVWDQREALNFAPREDRFLRPSNFPKGTPGRGSGVYIARNGARVMVSNIMGRIFMHPELDDPFQAGERELAACPLGEQADAVVIDFHAEATSEKMCFAHFVDGRASLVVGTHTHQPTADHQILNGGTAYMTDAGMCGDYDSSLGMDKEEPLNRFMSKVAKGRFEAATGPATICGVGVDISDATGLAERIAPLRLGPRLEETMPAFWS; this is encoded by the coding sequence ATGAGACTTCTTTTTCTGGGCGATATGGTCGGGCGAACCGGCAGAACTGCAGTGTGGGAAAGGCTTCCCGGTCTGATCTCGGACTTCAAGCTGGATTTCGTCATCGTCAATGGCGAGAACGCGGCTGGCGGCTTTGGCATCACCGAAGACATTTTTCATGACACGATTGCAGCCGGCGCTGATGTTGTCACCACCGGCAACCATGTCTGGGACCAGCGCGAGGCACTGAACTTTGCGCCGCGCGAGGACCGGTTCTTGCGGCCTTCCAATTTTCCCAAGGGCACGCCGGGTCGCGGCTCGGGCGTTTACATTGCCCGCAATGGCGCACGTGTGATGGTGTCCAACATTATGGGCCGGATATTCATGCATCCCGAGCTTGATGATCCGTTCCAGGCCGGCGAGCGCGAACTGGCCGCTTGTCCGCTGGGTGAGCAGGCGGATGCGGTGGTGATCGATTTTCACGCCGAGGCCACCTCGGAGAAAATGTGCTTTGCACATTTTGTCGACGGTCGCGCCAGCCTCGTGGTGGGGACTCATACGCACCAGCCGACTGCAGATCACCAGATCCTCAATGGCGGCACTGCCTACATGACCGATGCCGGCATGTGTGGTGATTATGATTCATCGCTCGGAATGGACAAGGAAGAGCCGCTCAACCGGTTCATGTCGAAAGTGGCCAAGGGGCGGTTTGAGGCCGCGACCGGTCCCGCGACAATCTGCGGTGTCGGTGTGGATATTTCGGATGCCACCGGTCTGGCCGAGCGCATCGCGCCGCTCAGGCTGGGGCCCCGTCTCGAGGAAACAATGCCGGCGTTCTGGTCATAG
- a CDS encoding 5-formyltetrahydrofolate cyclo-ligase, producing MTDRRPLKQILRKEALARRDGLDPFWRVEAALEMAERAAEHVEFVPGTVVSGFWPIRTEVDVRPLMFALREKGARLCLPAILDKTTITFRELVRGAALVEMGFGTAGPGADAAVIDPEIMLVPLAAFDSRGHRIGYGAGFYDRAIAKLIEAGRSPRLIGVAFDCQQVEAVPDEPHDIVLSEILTESGLHRFSV from the coding sequence ATGACTGATCGCCGTCCACTCAAACAGATTTTGCGCAAGGAAGCGCTTGCACGTCGCGACGGACTTGATCCGTTCTGGCGGGTCGAGGCTGCGCTTGAAATGGCGGAGCGTGCCGCCGAACATGTTGAGTTCGTGCCGGGCACCGTCGTTTCAGGGTTCTGGCCCATTCGCACCGAAGTCGATGTGCGGCCCTTAATGTTTGCACTGCGCGAAAAGGGAGCGCGGCTCTGCCTGCCGGCCATTCTCGACAAGACAACGATCACTTTTCGCGAGCTGGTGCGGGGGGCTGCGCTGGTGGAGATGGGGTTCGGCACCGCTGGACCAGGGGCAGACGCTGCGGTGATTGATCCCGAGATCATGCTGGTGCCGCTCGCCGCTTTTGACAGCCGGGGGCATCGGATAGGCTACGGTGCCGGCTTTTATGATCGGGCGATTGCAAAGCTGATCGAGGCGGGCAGGTCGCCAAGGCTGATCGGCGTCGCGTTCGACTGCCAGCAGGTTGAGGCTGTTCCCGACGAGCCGCACGACATCGTTCTCAGCGAAATTCTGACCGAATCCGGGTTGCACCGGTTCAGCGTTTAA
- a CDS encoding DUF4345 domain-containing protein produces MMQEKRALQAIVSVLAAVPVMAGLAGVVMGPAFLKTPQPWPADLDSHFRFLSGVFLAVGVAWYSCVPHIETRTNRVRLLGAITVSGGAARLVSLVLAGAPSAGHIYGLAAELIAVPLLILWQRRIARSA; encoded by the coding sequence ATGATGCAAGAAAAACGCGCCCTGCAGGCGATTGTCTCCGTGCTGGCCGCAGTTCCGGTGATGGCCGGGCTTGCAGGAGTAGTGATGGGCCCAGCGTTCCTGAAGACGCCGCAGCCTTGGCCAGCCGATCTCGACAGCCACTTTCGCTTTCTGTCAGGCGTTTTCCTGGCGGTGGGGGTTGCCTGGTACAGTTGTGTTCCGCACATCGAAACGAGGACGAATCGCGTTCGGCTGCTGGGTGCGATAACGGTGTCAGGCGGTGCGGCGCGGCTGGTTTCGCTGGTGCTCGCAGGCGCGCCCTCAGCCGGGCACATCTACGGGCTAGCGGCGGAACTTATCGCAGTGCCGCTGCTTATTTTGTGGCAGCGCAGAATTGCGCGCTCGGCGTAA
- a CDS encoding AAA family ATPase, whose amino-acid sequence MRFEGTASYVADKDLMVAVNAAIALQRPLLVKGEPGTGKTELARQVASALNLDLMEWNVKSTTRAQQGLYEYDAVSRLRDSQLGDDRFNDIKNYIKPGKLWEAFTAGRKIVLLIDEIDKADIEFPNDLLQELDRMEFYVYETGETIRAVERPIVIITSNNEKELPDAFLRRCFFHYIRFPEIETLQKIVDVHYPGIKQDLVRAALTQFYELRDMPGLKKKPSTSEALDWIRLLVADDIKPEDLRGDTKNALPRLHGALLKNEQDVHLFERLAFMARRQG is encoded by the coding sequence ATGCGTTTTGAAGGAACGGCGTCTTATGTCGCCGACAAGGATCTGATGGTGGCCGTCAATGCAGCAATCGCGTTGCAGCGGCCCCTGCTGGTGAAGGGCGAGCCCGGCACCGGCAAGACCGAACTGGCGCGGCAGGTAGCCTCGGCGCTGAATCTCGACCTCATGGAGTGGAATGTCAAATCCACCACCCGCGCGCAGCAGGGCTTGTACGAATATGACGCCGTCTCACGTCTGCGCGATTCGCAACTGGGCGACGACCGTTTCAATGATATCAAAAACTACATCAAACCCGGCAAATTGTGGGAGGCCTTCACCGCTGGCCGCAAGATCGTGCTGTTGATCGACGAGATCGATAAGGCCGATATCGAGTTTCCCAACGACCTTCTGCAGGAACTCGACCGGATGGAGTTCTATGTCTACGAGACCGGCGAAACCATTCGTGCGGTTGAGCGGCCGATTGTCATCATCACCTCAAACAATGAGAAGGAGTTGCCCGACGCATTCCTGCGCCGCTGCTTTTTCCACTATATTCGCTTTCCTGAAATCGAGACGCTGCAGAAGATCGTTGATGTCCATTATCCCGGCATCAAACAAGACCTTGTGCGCGCCGCCCTCACCCAGTTCTACGAACTACGCGACATGCCGGGCCTGAAGAAAAAGCCTTCGACCTCCGAGGCGCTGGACTGGATTCGCCTTTTGGTCGCGGACGACATCAAGCCGGAGGACCTGCGCGGCGATACAAAAAACGCTTTGCCCAGGCTCCACGGTGCGCTGTTAAAGAACGAGCAGGACGTTCACCTGTTCGAGAGGCTGGCCTTCATGGCGCGCCGTCAGGGATAG
- a CDS encoding GNAT family N-acetyltransferase, which translates to MITIRPLQKSDHDDWRRLWTDYLTFYEATVSEDVYKRTWKRLFTEGEFEPKGFLALNDDVPAGLVHYLYHRSCWSLVNNCYLQDLYTSAEARGTGIGSALIEAVRDEAGKLGVKNVYWMTNETNATARKLYDRVARRTGFIEYDLL; encoded by the coding sequence ATGATCACCATTCGCCCGCTGCAAAAGTCCGACCATGACGACTGGCGTCGCCTGTGGACCGACTACCTGACCTTCTATGAGGCAACCGTTTCTGAAGATGTCTACAAGCGCACCTGGAAGCGTCTGTTTACCGAGGGCGAGTTTGAACCGAAGGGATTTCTGGCGCTTAACGACGATGTTCCCGCCGGGCTCGTCCATTATCTCTACCACCGCAGTTGCTGGTCATTGGTCAACAACTGCTACCTTCAGGACCTCTACACCAGCGCCGAAGCACGGGGCACCGGCATCGGCTCGGCGCTCATCGAGGCGGTGCGCGATGAGGCTGGCAAGCTCGGAGTGAAGAACGTCTACTGGATGACCAACGAAACCAATGCGACGGCGCGCAAGCTCTATGACCGCGTCGCCAGGCGCACGGGCTTCATCGAATACGATCTGCTGTGA